A window of the Halopseudomonas phragmitis genome harbors these coding sequences:
- a CDS encoding pilus assembly protein — protein sequence MNLRTFKALIAAALLSLTLPIQAEDIDLFVGVPPAADGDLPNVLFVVDNTANWGSGNNPQPFTNLKAALASTFAGLPENRFRVGIMFYNETGNPNNNVTGGYVRAAIRAMNSTTKPLYTNLINDLHPINDRGNGAIGSLVMAEAWYYYKGKNAYAGTNKVKTDYSGNTSGPASNNAVWALSGNALNSFTGTTYNSPVMDESCARNFIIYLSNGPSTDNNSVRTESRNRLAAEGGNTTTIPLSPSGLQDNPIDEWSRFMKQSDLGITTYTIEINPGTTGQGPNWTAVLQSMANISGGKYFPVSSSSGNNPAAQDIADAINTALSEIQAVNSVYASVSLPVSVNTQGTYLNQVFVGMFRPAQSALPRWDGNLKQYKLGFYPSGTTNLQTLDATDQPAINSATGFIAECARSFWTPAGADSYWANIDEQQCLATNAPGSSNSPDGNMVEKGGQGFVLRGTTPASRTVYFDNGGQLSSLTSSSLNNQLVGAANDTERGLLLNWIRGHNNRTTDAQDNFIASTAMRPSVHGDVVHSRPVAINFGTDSSPDVRVFYGANDGMLRAINGNRNGGNELWSFLPREFYSKIKRLRDNDPPVFFPGLDLDGATRKDYGFDGPIVAYQAKTNSTDPSISTAWLYATMRRGGQALYALDVSNPASPSLMWRQGCFGGSCTTGFEALGQTWAAPAIVKAAGYQSGGKPLLLMGGGYDTCEDTHPNTCTSSSKGNRLYVIDGELGTVVRQFVTERGIVADVTPVKDEMGRLMYGYTADMGGNVYRLSGPNGSPIASYAPADWALTRIASLGCDTAQASCNNRKFLYAPDVVFEGNTYFLLLGSGDREKPLGQSGDVQNHFFMLKDRPEVDTWLSAESATCGVNMICLNSLLEIDTDATPSDSDLSTKKGWYLELNPKEQVVTSAITVFGTVTFSTHEPTPPQAGQCSNNLGIARVYNINYLNAAPANGSNQRSEMIPGGGLPPSPVAGMVQLDDGTTVPFIIGSDPSSPLAGRQPEAPELAGAPKGRVYWNLEE from the coding sequence GCCGCCTGCGGCCGATGGTGACCTGCCCAACGTGCTGTTCGTGGTAGACAACACTGCCAACTGGGGCAGCGGCAACAACCCTCAGCCATTCACCAATCTTAAAGCCGCCCTTGCCAGCACCTTTGCCGGACTGCCGGAGAACCGTTTCCGCGTGGGCATCATGTTCTATAACGAGACTGGCAACCCCAACAACAACGTAACCGGCGGTTATGTTCGGGCTGCGATCCGCGCCATGAACAGCACGACCAAGCCGCTGTACACCAACCTGATCAACGACCTGCACCCTATTAATGATCGAGGCAATGGGGCAATCGGCAGCCTGGTCATGGCTGAAGCCTGGTATTACTACAAAGGCAAGAATGCCTATGCCGGCACCAACAAGGTCAAAACTGACTACAGTGGCAATACCAGTGGTCCAGCCTCCAATAACGCCGTCTGGGCCTTGTCTGGCAATGCCCTGAACAGCTTCACCGGCACCACCTACAACAGCCCGGTAATGGATGAGTCCTGCGCCAGAAACTTCATCATCTACCTGAGCAACGGCCCGTCGACCGACAACAACTCGGTGCGTACCGAATCGCGCAACCGGTTGGCAGCCGAAGGCGGCAACACTACTACCATCCCGCTGTCGCCAAGCGGCCTGCAGGACAACCCGATCGATGAATGGTCACGCTTCATGAAGCAAAGTGACCTGGGTATCACCACTTACACCATTGAAATCAATCCCGGCACCACAGGCCAGGGCCCGAACTGGACCGCGGTATTGCAGAGCATGGCCAATATCAGTGGCGGCAAATACTTCCCGGTCAGCTCCAGCAGTGGCAACAACCCAGCAGCCCAGGATATCGCTGACGCTATCAATACCGCCCTGTCGGAAATCCAGGCAGTCAACAGCGTATATGCGTCTGTCAGCCTACCGGTCAGCGTCAATACCCAGGGAACCTACCTCAATCAGGTATTCGTCGGCATGTTCCGCCCGGCCCAGAGCGCACTGCCGCGCTGGGACGGCAACCTGAAGCAATACAAACTGGGGTTCTATCCGTCAGGCACTACCAACCTGCAGACCCTTGACGCCACGGACCAGCCCGCAATCAACAGCGCCACCGGGTTTATCGCCGAATGTGCCCGCAGTTTCTGGACTCCTGCTGGAGCCGACAGCTACTGGGCCAACATTGATGAACAGCAGTGCCTGGCCACCAACGCCCCCGGCTCATCCAACAGTCCGGACGGCAACATGGTCGAAAAGGGCGGCCAAGGCTTTGTACTGCGCGGCACTACGCCAGCCAGCCGCACCGTGTACTTTGATAACGGCGGTCAATTGAGTTCTCTGACTTCCAGCTCGCTGAACAACCAGCTAGTCGGAGCAGCGAACGATACCGAACGTGGCCTGCTGCTTAACTGGATACGCGGCCACAACAACAGAACCACTGACGCCCAGGACAACTTTATCGCCAGCACCGCCATGCGCCCGTCCGTACATGGCGACGTAGTGCACTCTCGCCCAGTCGCCATCAACTTCGGCACCGACAGCTCGCCGGATGTACGGGTGTTCTACGGCGCCAACGACGGCATGCTGCGCGCCATTAATGGCAACCGTAACGGCGGCAATGAACTCTGGTCATTCCTGCCCAGAGAGTTCTACAGCAAGATCAAGCGCCTGCGCGACAATGACCCGCCTGTGTTCTTCCCCGGCCTGGATCTGGATGGCGCCACCCGTAAGGACTACGGCTTTGACGGCCCCATCGTCGCCTACCAGGCCAAAACCAACAGTACCGACCCGAGCATCAGCACTGCCTGGCTGTATGCAACCATGCGTCGTGGCGGCCAAGCCCTCTATGCCCTCGACGTATCCAACCCGGCAAGCCCCAGCCTGATGTGGCGCCAGGGCTGTTTCGGCGGCAGTTGCACCACCGGCTTTGAAGCGCTGGGGCAAACCTGGGCTGCTCCTGCCATCGTCAAGGCCGCTGGTTACCAGTCAGGCGGCAAACCGCTGCTGCTCATGGGTGGTGGTTACGATACTTGCGAAGACACCCACCCCAATACCTGCACCAGCAGCTCCAAGGGTAACCGGCTGTATGTCATCGACGGCGAGCTTGGCACCGTGGTACGCCAGTTCGTTACCGAGCGCGGTATCGTCGCGGATGTCACCCCGGTCAAAGACGAAATGGGTCGACTGATGTACGGTTATACCGCCGACATGGGCGGCAACGTCTATCGTCTGTCTGGCCCCAACGGCTCCCCCATCGCCAGCTACGCCCCGGCCGACTGGGCCCTGACTCGCATCGCCTCACTGGGCTGCGACACCGCACAGGCAAGCTGCAACAATCGCAAGTTCCTCTATGCACCGGACGTAGTCTTTGAGGGCAACACCTACTTCCTGCTGCTCGGCTCAGGCGACCGGGAAAAACCCCTGGGCCAGTCTGGCGACGTGCAGAATCACTTCTTCATGCTCAAGGACCGCCCCGAAGTCGATACCTGGCTGAGCGCCGAGTCGGCAACCTGTGGCGTCAACATGATATGCCTCAACTCACTGCTGGAGATCGATACCGATGCCACACCCAGTGACAGCGACCTTAGCACCAAAAAAGGCTGGTATCTGGAGCTGAACCCCAAGGAACAGGTCGTCACCTCCGCCATTACCGTCTTTGGCACCGTCACCTTCAGCACCCACGAGCCTACTCCTCCACAAGCCGGCCAGTGCAGCAACAACCTCGGCATCGCCAGGGTCTACAATATCAACTACCTTAATGCTGCCCCGGCCAACGGCTCCAACCAGCGCAGCGAAATGATCCCCGGTGGCGGCCTGCCGCCCTCACCGGTCGCCGGTATGGTCCAGCTTGATGACGGCACCACCGTACCCTTCATCATCGGCTCCGACCCGTCCTCACCGCTGGCTGGCCGCCAACCGGAAGCTCCCGAACTGGCTGGAGCGCCCAAAGGCCGTGTTTACTGGAATCTGGAAGAATGA